TTTCAGTCATCTCATGCAAATACGTCAACCAACAACCAAATTATAACAGGTAATCAGAATGACTCTAtaactttgtattttgtttgtatttcaaATATTCGACAGATTCGAAACCAATTCGAGTTCGCAGTCAAGTCCTGCTTTGAAAATTGTAATCCGAATCAGTTCAAGCCGTTTGGCAAATGAGGTGCCAGTTAAGACTAAAGCCAAGTCACAGAAATAGAAAAACACAtcttttttcaacaaaatcaaacgAAATTTCGaacgtttaaaaatttgcttgttttgcTTCGCACGCGTTCGTatagataaaaatatttttaaattacactTTAATGTGATTTGACTAAAAAATGAGAAATTCACTTCAGAAATGCAGGAAGCCAATCGAGTTAAATCAATAGTCATTGTGTGTTTTCAAGAGACTTAAATCGAGTcaagttttttgcaaaaattgccCTAAGTCAAGTTACTGACACGATTCATTACGAATCTGAGTTACGATATTtaactgaaaaacaatattaTCCCTAAATTAATACAgtttcaattttcatttttttgtatgaaGAGGAAACTATTTTAAATAGGAACATCGGCAAATCTCGGAAAATTGCATTTGGGAGAAAGGTTCGAGCAAGATGAGGAAACTTTCTCTTTGTCACAAAAAGGTGATAAACAGCATTGAAATGactttcaatttgttttttttttcaattgtcTTTTATTCTTTGGttaaataacaatttttaaacaacGTTATAGTTAATTTATCCTATTAATTATTGCTGGACGTATAGAGCAGTATAACTATGTATATCAGATTGTTTTATTAAcctttttcaaaatgtgtactatatacattatacataTAGCTTTGCAAGTTTTCCAGGGCATGTGTAAATATTCTTCAGAAAAAGCAAGGTACGACGATGACATACAATACAGAACTTCTGTATATTAGTCATGTATAACACATCAACTTGGGTCATAGGTTTCCTttatgaaaacaactttacgTGCCTTTTAAATACACTTACTGTCATTGCTTTATTAAGTTTTTAGGCAAGcgcttatttttgttttgttgaaagaAAAATCTGATCTTGAAGAGTGCCTtaagtatttaaaaacttgtggTTTACTGGACAACACGTGGAACGAAGAAGTGGTGGAAGTCGCCAAAGAAAAGCTACAAATCATGAATGAGTTCTTTGATCCGAGATATCAATCcaaggttttaaaattaaataattttctgTCAACTATGCTGTAGTAAACTTATTAGAAACTTTTACATGTCCTTAAGCAAATTTGTTTCATGCATCTTGGTTTTCTTGTTATAATGTCCAGCAAAAAATGTCGATTGTTAATAATATATAAAGAACATTGCGCTATACGTTACAGCAAGTTTCAGTATACAATAAATACCGAATGTGCATATATACTGAATACATATTGATATGGATAGATGTATTAATATGTCATCTACTGGACCTTGTCCTTGCGTTCGCCAACTAGAAACGTCGGAAAGGAATTCACATTCTTTaggttttcacaaaaatttaaagcatatttttcgattgcattacagttgtttaaaaaaaacattgtccTTGGAATGTTGCGTCAGGATGCGATAACACTGTTTCTTCAGTATTTGAAGTTGCTGATCGTTGATGGAAAGGTGTATCCGAGAGAAAGGTTGTGACAATCATAATAATTTTTGGATGATTTGAAATTTCATGTCTATTTTACAGAACCGAGCGAAAAACCGTATATAGCTGCTAGTAATATCATACCCTATCagtatatttaaaatatgctAATTACTATAAAGAGTTATTATTAGAAATTACAGCAACGGAAAAAATTAATCCCAGCTGagttttattattgtttcTTAGCATTTTTTGGACAATTCTGGAAAACATTAAATTACTTATCGGGAAAATCGCTTACTGTAGTGTTGACTTTTGCGTGGAATGTGGTAAATAAGGATCGGTTTTGTTAATGGTGACTCATTTACAATATGTCCAAGATTGTCTTTGAATTGAAACAGAGGTATAGTGTAGAAACTCCTCTATGTGCTTGTAATGGTTTGTGATACAGCACTTTTAGcacaagaaatgtttttattgtaaaatttataatttactaCAATACAGCTAGGCGGTTCCATTGTGTCTTGCCCTTAGGCATTTTTGGGAGCACATAAGCTCTTTcaaatgttatactttgtaACACATAAACTTATTACCGCAAACAAAACGATTTTTTAGTTCTTTAATTCCGTTTGTTCGCAAACATTAGATTAAACAATGGTCGGAAGATCTTTGTGTGGTTTTTTTGCTCAACTGTGCAAAAAATCGAGAGTCTTTGGCCTATGTAAGAGATACGGAAATTATTCAAATAATGGCCACCTACAAAAACCAAATGATTGGAGAACCCGTAAGTAAACCCGctatattaaattttaactgcaATTTTCTGCTTTGTAAATACAATATACACATATGCATATATGTTTTATTACGGAAGTAATCAAGGAAACTTTAAATATGCATATTTTTGTTCTTAATTTATAAACTGcgtattttttgttaaatatttaaaattcaaaagaaaatttaaaaattataaactgCGCATTTTAAAAGACTAAAGTGTTCAAACATGTTGCAtagtttgaaaatgtttacagTTGTAACTTTTATTGATAGAACctaaaaaataacattgaaatttaattgcaCAATTCGAAAACGACTCGAAAATGAATAGTTTTTTGTGTATATGGAATCCTGCTGACTGCATTTATATAATCTTAACTTTGTTATAAGAATACTAAAGGTTTATCATTCATTTACTTTAGAACCCTGACAGAATAGAATTCCTATCATATTACGCGTTCTTACTGGCGTACATTGTGGATGAGTTTCAATTGCACATGCTAGAAGTCCACCGAAATCTTATCTCATACCTTGTTAAGGTTTGCATAAAAAACCATAAAACCTTTATAACGTGCATAAGCTTAAACCTGTTTGTGAATTGTTACTTTTATAAATAAGAATTAtcatttgcatattttttattactattttttatgaatatttattaatttattttcatatttattttaaccttttttgttcttttcaattattttttacacAATCCAGTGCATAAATGAAGCTCTTGAAGATAAAAATCACTACTGTGCCCACGAACTTGCGTCATTGTCGGAATTGTGTGATGGTTTGGCTCAACTTGCGCGATACTGGGACACTTCGGCAgccattttaaaaattccCAAATCTGTAAAACACGTCACTTCTGTTTTAGAGTCAGGTGCAATAGACACAAGGTGGATAATTCAAATAATCTTTACGTTGTCACATTCTGATAATATTTGATTTCTTTTGCAGATGATGAAATTGAGAGAAAAGCCGCTTTGCATCTCATCCACAGATTGTGTCAGTCGAAACAAAATAAAGAGAAAATCAAGACACACAAAAAGTTATTGGATCGTTTAGACAACATGCGACTTTCAGACCCAATCAGGTAATTTTACTTGACCTTAACTTACGATTAATCAAGCTTTGTACAAAAACAGAACACAAGAATAGCTTTGATCGATGACGCCAAGACTCATGAGTCATGACATATATCTTCATGGCTTGTACTGGAAATTGAAATGCAGCTGCTTTAAGACATTGTTACATCATGAATGTCACATCACATCAATCATCAATCATCCATCACATCATGTTACATCTTTAAGACATGAATTTGAATATATTAGGTTAATGaaatgttgtcattttgtaGGGATTTTAGAAAAATAGCGGAGAGACTTCATCAAGACTTGATTTCTCTTCCAAAGACGTCACTTTTGGATGTATTAAAAcgacaataaaaaatatataaaagttAAACCGTTATTATACGATTAATTCCTTGACTTGCGTTTGTAATAATAAATGACGTACATATATGTAGACTGAAACTTGTCGTTTTGCTTACGTTGTATTCAGGTAAGCTATAGTTTAATTTCTATAAAGGCTGGAAGACCacttgaaaaataaaagtcTTAATGGTTGTCAAAGTCATTTTAGGCGGTTATAGCCATCACATTAAAGTAATAAGTAAATGTATGTTACGTAAAAATGCCCGTGTCACTCAAGCAATACACCAGCCCTTTTTATAGCTTAGAACGTTTTTCTCttcataaaacgtttttatgaTAGTGCAGTATTCTGACACAGAACCAACACATAGCGAacataacaaaacaacaatggGTGAAATAAcggaaaaattgtttcaagAGCTGCAATCTAAACATAAATGTCTCAGAGGCTGCGTCAGCACTGTAAACTGAAGGAATTacaaaaaaaggttttgaaTGCTCCGCTTAAAAGAGTTTATCCAGGCAGAACATATTTGCAAGAACCTCCAAAGAACATATTTTAATTAGAAACCAACTGTTTTAGGTTGGTGCTGGTTTCATTAAGCAGGTCACCTGAACTGCTTGATGTATtgttgcaaactttttatcaaagtAACTTTCCTGCTTTCGTATTGTCGAATGTCATTGCGttacatttttactttttttacttttttacttGATAAAGATTTCCAGTTAGAGTTTTACAAGGATATATATACTATAAAGTATACGTATACTTACTTATAATAACTTATACTTAACTATTATGCTTTCTTTTATTCTGCTCATGATGACTGAGCCAAAATCTATCACAATTTGTACACAAAGCAAAATTAAGTATTAGATTTAGCCGAATGCAATCACAAGCCCAATGACCTTTGCAGCATACACAAATTAAGCCAATGTAATGGGCTTAACAGATCTAttttaatcaagttttatAACACACTTACTATATTAATTATATCGGTAGTTGctgataaataattttgtttaccaGCAAACGTTTACACAAAAACGTCcattataattataatgtCTGTAAACtgattttcatatttttacgCAATTTGCTGTAGTTGATTCGTGTGTAACATACACGCTGGTATTTTTGACTTTCAAGTTTATATTTACGCAAATCAAAACTAACAACTGAAgacaaaatattaattttattcacAAAATTGCTGTTGTAAACTTGTAAGATCATAAATTGTGCTATATCAATAGACATTTAGGAAAAACATTAAGCAAAATTAGTCAAATGTAAGATTCTATAATCTTTTGTTATATTTACACGCAAAGACcctaaaaaataattttaagtgcttttgttaattttctACTTTTGCAAAAACCAATTTTCTGAAACGGGTTTTCAGGAAGAGAACTTTTGATGAATCTCATCTGCCAATTTCATCAAAgttctgcaaaaaaacatattttaacttGCTCAATAAGGAAGatttataaaaactttatttaactTGTAGTTTTCTTTGCCCTattcatttaattttctttactcccgataatattttttgctttggttTGATTAACAAAACTTACTCAATCGGTTCGCTGGTTCGCATTTTGTCTaaacaatcaataaaatgtttttgctgtttaagttttttcttgttttgttttgacagACATAGATTATGGAGAAGGTGCAAACCAGCTTCTCTTTCTGAAGCATTCTCTAAAAGTGTATATGCAGCACATGCAGTTGTTAAAATGTAAAGCAGTTTCGattacaaaaactaaaaatgttttctaaaaaAGTGTAAATATATCTGGAATTCTGAAATagttgaataaatttttaacaaaatattttcacaatgCAACAATAAGCCACAAATCACCTGATTCTAAAGTAGAAACGATGAATTTCATGGATTTAGAAGTTTTAAGAATGTCGGAGGAAATGTCCCGTGAGCGGGCAAGTTGAGCCAAACCACTACACAATTCTTCCAGTGAACCTCCGCCGGAGCAGATATGATCATTTTGTTGCAAAGCTTCCTTTAAAGACTGGATCAACGAaaacataaattaattaaaaatagaaaattataatgcataattgcaattattttgtcGTGGTTTTAATAGATATCATACCTATGGAAACAGATTTAGTGGTAAAATAACTGCATAAGCTTACCGTCACGATATAACTGATCAGGGTTTCATGAATTTTCAGCAACTGTACTTCAGACTCATCTAAAACGTAGGCCATTAAAAACGCACAGTAGGTTAAGAATTCCACTCTGCTTGAATCctgaacaaaataaataccTTACTAACTCATATTAACGCGATTATAAACAGCAGTTATTTGTCAATTGTCCTACTTGCACTTCAACGGAATTAAGTTACGTTTCTTTTATGATTTGCTGCCCAGAGAGTAAACAAGTATAGTATTTGATAAAACgttatttctttaaaactATACTTAATTCTAATGCAAACGCAGCACAAGATACAAGATACACAAGACGAAAGATCATTAAACACCAGAGAGTTTTATATCAGGCAGCTGTGCATATATAGTCAATTATCAAAACTACTTTGTTTAAAGTTACAGGAATAACCTACGAGTTGAattgttgcttttttgaacaattcatttttgtatGAAGACATCATTCCAACaacatttgtgtttttcacATACTCCAGACACTCTGGTTTTCTGGCACAATTGTGGAGAATGTTGACACAACTTTCTTCAGCGTACAATTTTTCCTGCGtgtgcaataaaaaatgttaaaataaaataaaatatacaatGATGGAGATTTGTTTCCAGTCAATCTACATGTTGcaccttaaataaaaattgcatACGATAAAAATGTATAAACGTGGTGACGTTTTTTACCTCGCTTGCAAGACCAAGTAAACTCTGGACATGTTGTAAATGGGCCACTATCAACGTAAGCAACCCTTGCTTTCCCGACTCGATGCAAAATTCTAGGCTGTAATCAGTGATGTTCCATATTGCTAATTTAACACTCTTCAAAAGTTTAAGCTTTGGCACGCTAAATTAAAACACGACTTGTTAGAAACGAATAAATATGCTTCACAGTGCTGTAACTTTTAACAGGCATTTGACTATTTACACATCAGCGAAACTGTGTATCGAATGCTTTTTATCACTACGGCTGGCGTTATTTATTGCGCCATGTGGAACAGGTGTATTTTTAAGTAGTTTTTGACCTGTCTCTCGGATAACCGTTACCATCATCGGTTAACAGCTTGAAATACTGAGCAAACAATGGGACAAAATTATCACATAACAATTTATAGCCTTCGGCTTCTTTCCGGAATTCCTGCAAAAAGAAAGGGTTGTAGGACGCTAGGCTTGTAAACagcaaatttcttttaaaaaaaatctatatatacaaatatatgtACACAAGTGGCAACGCAAAGATACAGTTTACAgcaaagtatttaaaaaaaaaaaaaaacgaaaaacctCAATGAAATATGAAGAAAAGTTacgagcaaattttttaaagatttttttagCCCTTTCTGCAACATCTGGTTTCCAGTTGTCCTCCAACAAGCCACAGGTTCTCAAATATCGAAGACCATCTTCAATAAGTGATCTGTCtactatataattaatatacCAAACACGTTATAATTAAACATTAgaaaataatgtaattaaagCTTTGAATTTGGCTTAATGTAATATAACTACTAACCATCTGTATATGtgtataatataatacaaaaattttcgttatgttacagtttattaattttaatgtttagATAAATTGATGACTAGCCTACTATTTGCCAGTACGTGGTTTACACTCTTCggtaaaaaacacaaaaatttaagAACCTTGATTAGTATCTTCATCAGATTCTTCTCGATTTGTCTCATCAGGTTGAGGTtctaaaattaaaagcaaaaagattGTAATTCTCACTGTATATTAActataaattttgacatagATTAAGGcgatattttatgaaatcgtCGAATACGTAGGCtatagacaaaccttcttCAACTTCTTCACCCTTGTCCTCATCGGGTAAGCTGGTATGAGATGCGCCGACAACATTTCCTGTAaggaatttgtttgtttggttttacTGTTGTACTTCCAGTCTATGAAAAACCGTttgtttttccaaaaaatgtacaacaaaGTGATATTTTTACGTAccttcaataaaaaatttgaggACTGATAGAGCAGAAATATTATTGCCAAAACTTGCAATCCACGCTGTTGAAAATTCAAATGCTTAaactttttaatcaaaattgtaCAATCATATCCCCAGCAACCAATACACCTGATATAATTACCGTACGAGGATTTAAACAGCTTTTAACCAagatttttgaacaaattttttaaagagtctttgaaaaaaaaataaataaaccgATAAATAATTCTCCTAAAAATGATTACCATTAAATTGAAAAGTTGGTGGAAGAAATTGATCAATAGAAACACATTTCTCTTCGTCAAAAGACGCATATTTAAAACTTAGATCCTCCAAAGCATCATCAACTTGCTTTTGCAAAACGCTAAGATCACGATTTTGTAGCTGACTCCCCAGGCGGTCCCTAACTTCTGTCATGGTTGGTCGATTAGAAGGATCTTGGTGCAAACACAGATTCATTTCATCTTTCAGAAATCGAATGATTGCTGCATCATCGCTTTGTCCGTCCGTTTCCAGCTTTTTTATGTGGTTTTCAATACTATGGAGACCTGGTCGTTTGCCCTCAATGATCATATCAATTATAGTTTGCACTGGTGTTCCAGTATCAATCGGAATTTCCCTCGCTAAGATTATGTACAAAGTCATTCCATAACTGTAGGTGTCGTACTTGGGAGTGAGCTTCGTGCTGCTATCTTGCAGGCGTTCAGGAGCAGCGTACAGAACAGTTTGCAGGTTAAACTCGGAATCCACATCATCAGCTGATGCCGTAGATCCAGTATAATTGGACAACTGTGCAATTCCAAAGTCTCCAATCTTGCAGTGTAAATCCTCGGTCATGAGAATGTTTTCTGGTTTTATATCTCCATGCAACAGTCGTTTGTTATCAAAGACATTATGGATGAAAGCAAGTCCGTTGGCAATCTCTTCACCAAATCTCGCTCTAAGTAGAGGACCTAAGACAACGTTTTCATCCATAAGAATTGCTTTCAGATTACCAGCAGGAAGATATTCCATGATAATTGCAACTGCACCAGGCCAGTGTGTCCAACCGTAAACACGAACTATGTTTTCGTGGTTGGCTTTCTGAAGATGTCCAATTTCCTGTTTTATCCTGTTAAAATTGATCGATAAGTCTAAAGATGTGTCGAAACGAGCTCAAGTTTGTCTCCCGAATTTACCCATAGGTAAACTTTTTGCGAAAATAAGGGTTAAGGGTTCTCACaaacaataaagtcaaaagcTCGATCTCCCAAGCCTAAGCGTCTTCATTTTTCCAAGATACAACACAACACAAGAAAACAAAGCTTATAATAAACACTCATTTTTAATTGTTGTCAGTTGTGCCAAATTTTCCTTGaaccaaaagtaaaacttactttttttcaaaaaaatatcgTTTTAGCCTCCCAGCTTGCATTTCAATACACTTTCTAGCAACTGCTCCAAACTTTTCATGGAATCCGAGACGAACCTTTCCGCATGATCCTGCTCCAAGGTATCCTTCATCGTCATCAGTAATGCAAAGAATCTCTTTGCTTTTATAAAACTTGATCTGCATGTAGAAGCATTCAGTGGTCAACATTCATTCGCGTAAGCTACTGTACACAGtgtataaggtacctgtaccgaataaggcccacctaacacttttttgaaaataactcaagaaccataaatgagaatagactgaaaaatcgtattctattagtgagggtatatgactacaacatattaaaaccacaatacctgacaaccccccaaaacaattttataaagaaattaaaaattccaaaaaatgggccttattaggagcagaggttcctaataaggcc
The Clavelina lepadiformis chromosome 4, kaClaLepa1.1, whole genome shotgun sequence DNA segment above includes these coding regions:
- the LOC143453357 gene encoding uncharacterized protein LOC143453357 isoform X2 translates to MGNIISPCCKVSPLNNVAVSPETHQIKFYKSKEILCITDDDEGYLGAGSCGKVRLGFHEKFGAVARKCIEMQAGRLKRYFFEKKIKQEIGHLQKANHENIVRVYGWTHWPGAVAIIMEYLPAGNLKAILMDENVVLGPLLRARFGEEIANGLAFIHNVFDNKRLLHGDIKPENILMTEDLHCKIGDFGIAQLSNYTGSTASADDVDSEFNLQTVLYAAPERLQDSSTKLTPKYDTYSYGMTLYIILAREIPIDTGTPVQTIIDMIIEGKRPGLHSIENHIKKLETDGQSDDAAIIRFLKDEMNLCLHQDPSNRPTMTEVRDRLGSQLQNRDLSVLQKQVDDALEDLSFKYASFDEEKCVSIDQFLPPTFQFNAWIASFGNNISALSVLKFFIEGNVVGASHTSLPDEDKGEEVEEEPQPDETNREESDEDTNQDRSLIEDGLRYLRTCGLLEDNWKPDVAERAKKIFKKFARNFSSYFIEEFRKEAEGYKLLCDNFVPLFAQYFKLLTDDGNGYPRDSVPKLKLLKSVKLAIWNITDYSLEFCIESGKQGLLTLIVAHLQHVQSLLGLASEEKLYAEESCVNILHNCARKPECLEYVKNTNVVGMMSSYKNELFKKATIQLDSSRVEFLTYCAFLMAYVLDESEVQLLKIHETLISYIVTSLKEALQQNDHICSGGGSLEELCSGLAQLARSRDISSDILKTSKSMKFIVSTLESENASEREAGLHLLHNLCLSKQNKKKLKQQKHFIDCLDKMRTSEPIETLMKLADEIHQKFSS
- the LOC143453357 gene encoding uncharacterized protein LOC143453357 isoform X1, with product MGNIISPCCKVSPLNNVAVSPETHQIKFYKSKEILCITDDDEGYLGAGSCGKVRLGFHEKFGAVARKCIEMQAGRLKRYFFEKKIKQEIGHLQKANHENIVRVYGWTHWPGAVAIIMEYLPAGNLKAILMDENVVLGPLLRARFGEEIANGLAFIHNVFDNKRLLHGDIKPENILMTEDLHCKIGDFGIAQLSNYTGSTASADDVDSEFNLQTVLYAAPERLQDSSTKLTPKYDTYSYGMTLYIILAREIPIDTGTPVQTIIDMIIEGKRPGLHSIENHIKKLETDGQSDDAAIIRFLKDEMNLCLHQDPSNRPTMTEVRDRLGSQLQNRDLSVLQKQVDDALEDLSFKYASFDEEKCVSIDQFLPPTFQFNAWIASFGNNISALSVLKFFIEGNVVGASHTSLPDEDKGEEVEEEPQPDETNREESDEDTNQVDRSLIEDGLRYLRTCGLLEDNWKPDVAERAKKIFKKFARNFSSYFIEEFRKEAEGYKLLCDNFVPLFAQYFKLLTDDGNGYPRDSVPKLKLLKSVKLAIWNITDYSLEFCIESGKQGLLTLIVAHLQHVQSLLGLASEEKLYAEESCVNILHNCARKPECLEYVKNTNVVGMMSSYKNELFKKATIQLDSSRVEFLTYCAFLMAYVLDESEVQLLKIHETLISYIVTSLKEALQQNDHICSGGGSLEELCSGLAQLARSRDISSDILKTSKSMKFIVSTLESENASEREAGLHLLHNLCLSKQNKKKLKQQKHFIDCLDKMRTSEPIETLMKLADEIHQKFSS